The region CTAAAATTTTCTCTCTGCCACCAGCTATCATGACTCTAGTTTCTGGTAGATCTCTTTTGGTCTCACGCACTATTTTTAGGGCTTCATCCGCACTAAGAGGAGGTAGATCAAGACTCAATGCTTCATTTTTAATGAAAAAATTTATCGGTGACGAAAATGGCTCAAGCTCTTTTAGACTAGCTCTAAAGCTCACTCTATCAGCCTCACTCTCGCCAACGCCGTAAATACCACCAGTGCAAAGCATAAGACCTGCTCTTTTTGCATCTAAATTTGTCTGATATCTCTCGTCCCAAGTGTGAGTTTTACAAATTTTTGGGAAAAATTCTCGGCTTGTTTCAAGGTTGTGGTTGTAGCTAAAAACGCCAGCCTTTTTAAGCTCGCTAAGCTGCTCGTAAGTCGCCATGCCGTTACATGCGATGAGCATCAAATTTGGCACTTCTTTGCTCACGGCTCTTGCTAAAGATGCGATATAGTCGGTCTTTTTGTCATTTAGTCTAGCACCGCTTGTGACCAAACAAAAGCCAAGAGCGTGGTTTTTATAAGCCATTTTTGCCTCGTCCACCACCTGTTGCACACTTTTTTCTTTAAATTTTGAGATATCGGCACCAGCTTTGGCACTTTGCGTACAATAAGCGCAGTCCTCGGCGCAGTTTCCTTGAGTGACTGAGCATATCGCACAGAGCATAATTGTTTTCATTTTTCATCCTTTTTTGGGGCGTATTATAGCTTTGATAGGTTTAAAATTTAAGTAGGGTGATTTATGAATTTGTAAAAATAGTTTGATGAAATGTATAAATTTATTTTTATTCAAAGGGGGATAAAGGGGCTTGAGTTACGGTTTGCTTGTAGCTGTGAGCTAACGAAGCAAAGAGCTGTCCCTTTATCCTCATTTAATCCTCTAAACCCTTCGCACGTTAGAAGTGCAAGTGATAGCAATTTTGCACTGCACGAGTTCGTATATCTGGTAGGCGTCAGATAAATTTTAAAATTTATGAGTAAGCACATCACACTTCTAAATTTAGTAAGTTGTTAAGCCATGCGAATAAGATTTTAAAATTTGCTCCACGATATAAATTTATTAAAAACTATGCAAAAAGCTTAAATTTTATGACATTACTTTTTCTTATAAAAAGGTAGTTTTTAAAATTAGTAGGGTCTGAGCTTGCCAAAAAGCCCAAAAAGTGAGTGCTACGATGTGAAGCTACCCTCTAACTGAGTGCAGTTGGTGACGAGTTTTTCCCTTTATGCTGGCTAAGCTTAGCGGTGGTATCAGGCATTTAAAGTCTAAATTTATAAAAGCCAAATTTAGGCTCAAGGGGCTCAAATTTGGCTAGAAATTTTTAGTTTTCAGAAATAAGCGTCTTTTTCTTGCACTTTGTGCACTCTATAAATGTACCTTTTTTAAGCTCTTTTTTGATCATATCGCCGCCACATTCGTCGCATTTTTGCTCAACTGGCTCGTAGTTTGAGACGAAGTCGCATTTTGGATAGTTGGCACATCCGTAAAATTTACCGCGCCTGCTAAATCTCTCGACGATCTCACCACCACATTTTGGACACGGCACATCAAGCTTTTTAAGCTCACGTTTTGGTTTAGCTGCCGCAGTAGTAGCGCCTGCCTCTGCGCTCTTTTCATTATCTTTTGCGATATTTCTTGAGTATTTGCATTTTGGGAAATTTGAGCAAGCGATAAACTCGCCGTATCTGCCCTTTCTAAGCACTAGCTCACTTCCGCACTCTGGACACTTCTCACCGATCGGAGTGGCTATTTTTAGGCTTTTTATGCCAGTTTTGCCAGCGCTAATTTTTTCCATAAATGGATAGTAAAAGTCGCTTAGTACCTTTTGCCAGTCGGCCTTGTCAAGTGCGATTTCATCGAGCTTTTCTTCAAGATGTGAGGTAAATTCGCTATCAACGATATTGCTAAAGTGCTCCTCCAAAACGCCTATCATGCTAAATGTGATCTCGTTTGGTATGAGCTGCTTTTTCTCGACTCTCACGTAGTCTCTTGAGGTTAGCAGCGTGATAGTCGGTGCATAGGTACTTGGGCGGCCGATGCCAAGGCTTTCAAGCTTTTTAACAAGGCCAGCTTCTGAGTACCTAGCTGGTGGCTCGGTGAAATTTTGCGTGCTTTTTATGCTTTGCAAGCTCATCTCGTCGCCCTTTTTTAAATTTGGCAAAATTTTATCCTTATCAAGCTCGCCATAAACCTTGTAAAAGCCGTCAAATAGTACCTTTCTGCCGCTTATCTTAAACTCGCCTTTTTCGCTTGCGACATAGACATTTTGCGTTTGGCTCACACATGCGCTCATTTGGCAGGCTAAAAATCTATTGTAGATGAGTGTGTAGAGTTTTAGCGCATCCTTTTCTAGAAATTTAGCAGCAATTTGCGGTGTGAAGTTTAAATTTGTAGGGCGAATCGCTTCGTGGGCTTCTTGCGCGCCTTTTGAGCTTGTCGTGTAGCTTATCGCTTTGGCCGGCAGATACTCTTTGCCGTAGTTTTGCAATATATGCTCTCTAGCGGCTGCAACGGCCTCTTTGGCTAAATTTAAGCTGTCCGTTCTCATGTAAGTGATCGCACCCATGAAGCCTTCGTTTGTTTGCACGCCCTCATAGAGGCTTTGAGCGATCATCATCGTCTTTTTAGGGCTAAAGCCAAGGCGGTTGCTCGCACTTTGCTGAAGTGTTGAGGTCATAAATGGCGGGCTTGGCTGGATCTTTCTATCCTTGCTCTCGATCTCACGGACGCTAAATTTCTCATTTTGTAAATTTTCGATGATGTATTTTGCACGGTCTGGGTTTTGGATAGTGAGCTTCTCGATCTTTTGGTTTTCAAATTTAATTAGCTCAGCGTCTAAGTCTTTTTTAAAAACGGTGTCAATGGTGTAGTATTCAACTGGCTTAAATGCCTGGATTTCACGCTCACGGTCAACTATTATCTTTAGAGCTGCACTTTGCACACGGCCAGCGCTTAGTCCTTTTTGTATCTTTAAATTTAAAAGCGGGCTTAGCTTGTAGCCAACGATGCGGTCTAACAAGCGCCTTGTTTGCTGGGCATTGACGCTATTCATATCGATGTGTCTTGGGCTTTTTAGAGCGTTTTGTATGGCGCTTTTGGTGATCTCGTGAAAGACGATGCGAGGCAGGCTGGTTGGCTCCTTGCCGATGGCATTTGCGATGTGAAATGCGATCGCCTCACCCTCTCTATCCTCATCAGTCGCGAGGTAAATTTCATCAGCACCCTTGGCAAGCTCTTTTATCTCTTTTACGATGGCGGAGTGATCGCTGCTGATGCGATACTCTGGGGTAAATTTATCATCCTCTATCTTGATACCAAAGCTCGTTTTTGGCAGGTCTCTGATGTGACCTTTTGAGGCGATGACGTTGTAGCTTTTGTCTAAGAAATTTTTGATAGTCTTTGCTTTTGCGGGAGATTCCACGATGATTAAGCTTTTCATTATATATTATAGCCTTTGTATTTTTTGGCGTAATTGTAGCAAAAATAATTTTTAAAGTATCAAGGTGTAAAAATCAAATCCGTCTTCATTATTTTAAAAATTTTTCATTCATGCCTATAAAGTTTTTAGAAAATTTCACGATATAGTTTTTGTGCGACAAGAAGTCGTAACTAAAAAATTAAAAGGATTTACAATGAGTTTTCGTATTAACACAAACGTAAACGCACTTAACACACACGCTAACGCAGTTAGCAACAATGTTGACCTATCTAAGTCACTTAACAAACTTAGCTCAGGTCTTAGGATTCAAACAGCTGCAGATGATGCTTCAGGTCTATCTATTGCAGATAGCTTAAGAAGTCAAGCTTCAGCTTTAGGTCAAGCTATTGCAAACGGTAATGATGCTATTGGTATCATTCAAGTTGCCGATAAAGCTATGGACGAGCAGCTAAAAATTCTTGATACTATCAAGACAAAAGCTACTCAATCAGCTCAAGACGGCCAAACAACTCAATCACGCCAAGCATTGCAAGCTGATATCGTTCGTCTAATGGAAGAGCTTGACAATATCGGTAACACTACTTCATTTAACGGTCAGCAACTACTAAACGGAACATTCTCTAATAAAGAATTCCAAATAGGTGCTTACTCAAACCAAACTGTTAAAGCAAGTATTGGTGCGACTACATCTGATAAGATCGGCCTTACACGTTTTGAGAGTTCAAAATTACTTACCGCTATGGGTGAAGTAAAGCTTAAATTCTTAAACGTTGATGGTGTAAATGATGTTGGCGTTACAGCTGCTACTATTTCAACAGGTATAGGTAAAGGACTTGGTGCTCTAGCTGAGAATATTAATAAAGTTGCTGATAAAACTGGTGTTAGAGCGACAGCTGATGTTACTTGGAAAGCTAGTGTTGCTATTGCTGGTGGTCTAATTAAATCTTTAACAATCAACGGCGTTAAAATCGGCGACCTAGAGGTTAAAGCAAATGATGCAAACGGTGCACTAGTAAATGCTATCAACTCTGTAAAAGATCAAACTGGTGTTGAAGCTTCTGTTGATGCTGAAACAGGCAAAATGGTACTAACAAGCCGTGATGGTCGTGCTATAGTTGCAACTGGTACAGACATTGAGAAAGGACTTGGCGGAAAAGGTAACAATTTAACAAAAGGCTTTGTTGGAAGACTAAATTTGGTTCGTCTTGATGGTAGAGATATTAAACTAGAAGGTGGCGGTGCTACTAAATTGTCAATAGCATTCTCTGCTGATGGTGGTGCTCAACAATCAGTATCTCTAAGAGACATAAGAGGCCAAATAGATAAAACCCTAGCAACTGCTATGGGCTTCCAAAGAATGAGTAAAGCTTTATCAGTAGCTCAATCTGCTGGTGTTATGACACTTCGTGGCGCGATGGCTGTTATGAGTATCGCTGAGTCTGCTCAAAAAACACTTGATCAAGTTCGTTCAGACCTTGGTTCAGTTCAAAATCAACTTCAAGCTACAGTTAATAACATCACTGTAACTCAAGTTAACGTAAAATCAGCAGAATCTCAAATCAGAGATGTTGATTTTGCTAGCGAGTCTGCTAACTTCTCAAAACATAACATCCTAGCTCAATCAGGTGCTTATGCTATGAGTCAAGCAAACAGCGTACAACAAAACGTAATGAAGCTTCTACAATAGTTTCATTAAGGTTTTAGATAGAGGCTTTGTCGTAGTAACAAAGCCTTAAGAGTGTTAATGCTTTTACAATACGCAAACCCACGCCCCAAAGTTCTAACTTTGGGGTTTTATACTTTTGCAATCAATAAAATATCTTAAACTTTGTATATGAGCTTTTAAAATACTCATGCTAAATTTGATGCTTTAAAGCCTTAGCAATAAACTAAGGCTTTAAATTATAAACTAAATCCATCATCAACTACAATATTTTGTCCATTTACATATTTTGATACATCACTTAGTAAATAAATCAAAGCACCGCAAATATCATTTGCATCAAGCATTCCTTTCATGCCACATCTTTTTTTATATTGGCTTAAAAATGGCTCAGGCTGTCCATCTAAAATTCCTCCAGGACTTATAGAATTTACGCGGATATTGTCTTTTTTAAACATCTTTGCCATGTATTTTGTCATGCCAAGAAGGCCATGTTTTACTACTGTATATTCGACAGGAGAGTGCATATTTGTTCCCTCGTAGGTCTCAAAAGCAGGAGCTCCGATACCTTGTATAGATGAGATATTTATGATATTACCGTGACCTTGCTCTAAAAAGTATTTTATAAAATTTTGCGAGATATTAAAGTATCCGCCAAGGTGTAAATTTAAGAAGGCATTGAAATCATTCATATCTATCTCAAAAAATTTCTTACCGTAATTTTTATTTTTTGGATAGGCGTTATTTACCAGTGCATCTATGTGGCCATATTTTGAGTGTAAGAAATTTATGGCTTCATTAACAGAATTTACGTCACTGATGTCAATTTGTAAAACTTCGATTTTCGCATCTTTGTTTGAGGTTTTTATCTCATCTTTTAGTAAATTTGCTCTTTTTGTGTCGACTTCTGCTATTACTCCAACTCCGTTTTGACTAGCGATGGCTCTTATGAAAGCACTTCCTATCCTACCAGCCCCTCCCGTTACTACTATGACTTTATCTGTTAGCATTTTTTTCCTTCATTAAAAACTCTACAAATTTAAAATCCAGTTCACAATCTATATCGATTGATCTGTCTTCACTCATCACATAAAGCCCAGTTTTTGGCAAAAACAATGTATCGTTATTTAGTAAGGCTTCACGTTTCCAGATATAGATAGAAGCGTTCATATCATAAGTCTTTGGTGCATCTTGTCGTCTTACAATAGCTTTTGCTAAAGTTTTCGCAAGCCCCACATGTCCATCAGGATAAATTTCAACCAAGTTAAAGTACGGACTTCTTCTGCTTGGCATTGCAGTTATTAGATTGTCATTTTCATCGCGCAGAAACTGATTGTAAGCGTTTATGATATCGCTCACATCACGAAGTGGAGCTGTTGCATCAAGATCGATCTCATAATCAAATTTTTGCGCATAATGTTGTTCACTTTTTAAAAAAGCATCTTTTATCACATCAAGCTTTCCAGCTGTATCGCTGGCCATAGCAGCATCTCTTTTAAAAAAGACTTCTGCGCCGTATTTTACTGCCGTTTCTGCGATCAAATCGCTATCAGTACTAATTACTATATGTTCAAATAAATTTGACTCTCTGGCTTGCTCTATGGTGTAAGCGATAAGGGGTTTTCCACAAAGCTCACGTACATTTTTCCCTTTTACACCCTTGCTACCGCCTCTCGCACATATCGTACATAAAACATTACTCATTATTTTGCCTTTGAATTTGATCTATTACGCCCATAGTATCTTGTCCTTCACTAAAGCCACAAACGTATCTTTGCTCACCCAAGACATCTTTATGCATAGCTAAAAACATCTCATTTCTTGCCAAATTTGGCATGTTAAAAATTTGCCTATTGATATCTTGTTTTATGAGAGTACCTTTTATGAAATTAAGCTCATAAGTGGAGCCTTCGCACTCCACTCGCACGTTTCTATGCGTCATATGGCTTAGATAATCAATGCTTATATTGACTACTACATTATTATCTGTTTTGCCAAAGATCAAACATAAATCATCGCTTGTTATCTGCAAATTTGAGATTTTATTTTGAAAGCTTTTTACGCTCTTAAATTTGCCACACAGCCATATGGTATAGTCTAACTCATGACTAAGATCTAGCAAAACCCCACCGCCTTTTTCTTTGCTAGCACTATAACATTTTCTATAGTCTTCATTCCTCCAGCTTGGTAGATACTGTCCACAACTAGCATTTATGTACAAAATTTTTTCACTCTCCAAAAACTCTTTTAGTTTTTGTAAAAGTGGATGAAATCTAAGCACGTAGCCTAC is a window of Campylobacter concisus DNA encoding:
- a CDS encoding biotin synthase; protein product: MKTIMLCAICSVTQGNCAEDCAYCTQSAKAGADISKFKEKSVQQVVDEAKMAYKNHALGFCLVTSGARLNDKKTDYIASLARAVSKEVPNLMLIACNGMATYEQLSELKKAGVFSYNHNLETSREFFPKICKTHTWDERYQTNLDAKRAGLMLCTGGIYGVGESEADRVSFRASLKELEPFSSPINFFIKNEALSLDLPPLSADEALKIVRETKRDLPETRVMIAGGREKILGDRQYEIFENGADAIVIGDYLTAKGEKASKDIEELTKRGFSFASICH
- the topA gene encoding type I DNA topoisomerase — protein: MMKSLIIVESPAKAKTIKNFLDKSYNVIASKGHIRDLPKTSFGIKIEDDKFTPEYRISSDHSAIVKEIKELAKGADEIYLATDEDREGEAIAFHIANAIGKEPTSLPRIVFHEITKSAIQNALKSPRHIDMNSVNAQQTRRLLDRIVGYKLSPLLNLKIQKGLSAGRVQSAALKIIVDREREIQAFKPVEYYTIDTVFKKDLDAELIKFENQKIEKLTIQNPDRAKYIIENLQNEKFSVREIESKDRKIQPSPPFMTSTLQQSASNRLGFSPKKTMMIAQSLYEGVQTNEGFMGAITYMRTDSLNLAKEAVAAAREHILQNYGKEYLPAKAISYTTSSKGAQEAHEAIRPTNLNFTPQIAAKFLEKDALKLYTLIYNRFLACQMSACVSQTQNVYVASEKGEFKISGRKVLFDGFYKVYGELDKDKILPNLKKGDEMSLQSIKSTQNFTEPPARYSEAGLVKKLESLGIGRPSTYAPTITLLTSRDYVRVEKKQLIPNEITFSMIGVLEEHFSNIVDSEFTSHLEEKLDEIALDKADWQKVLSDFYYPFMEKISAGKTGIKSLKIATPIGEKCPECGSELVLRKGRYGEFIACSNFPKCKYSRNIAKDNEKSAEAGATTAAAKPKRELKKLDVPCPKCGGEIVERFSRRGKFYGCANYPKCDFVSNYEPVEQKCDECGGDMIKKELKKGTFIECTKCKKKTLISEN
- a CDS encoding flagellin B, coding for MSFRINTNVNALNTHANAVSNNVDLSKSLNKLSSGLRIQTAADDASGLSIADSLRSQASALGQAIANGNDAIGIIQVADKAMDEQLKILDTIKTKATQSAQDGQTTQSRQALQADIVRLMEELDNIGNTTSFNGQQLLNGTFSNKEFQIGAYSNQTVKASIGATTSDKIGLTRFESSKLLTAMGEVKLKFLNVDGVNDVGVTAATISTGIGKGLGALAENINKVADKTGVRATADVTWKASVAIAGGLIKSLTINGVKIGDLEVKANDANGALVNAINSVKDQTGVEASVDAETGKMVLTSRDGRAIVATGTDIEKGLGGKGNNLTKGFVGRLNLVRLDGRDIKLEGGGATKLSIAFSADGGAQQSVSLRDIRGQIDKTLATAMGFQRMSKALSVAQSAGVMTLRGAMAVMSIAESAQKTLDQVRSDLGSVQNQLQATVNNITVTQVNVKSAESQIRDVDFASESANFSKHNILAQSGAYAMSQANSVQQNVMKLLQ
- a CDS encoding oxidoreductase is translated as MLTDKVIVVTGGAGRIGSAFIRAIASQNGVGVIAEVDTKRANLLKDEIKTSNKDAKIEVLQIDISDVNSVNEAINFLHSKYGHIDALVNNAYPKNKNYGKKFFEIDMNDFNAFLNLHLGGYFNISQNFIKYFLEQGHGNIINISSIQGIGAPAFETYEGTNMHSPVEYTVVKHGLLGMTKYMAKMFKKDNIRVNSISPGGILDGQPEPFLSQYKKRCGMKGMLDANDICGALIYLLSDVSKYVNGQNIVVDDGFSL
- a CDS encoding cytidylyltransferase domain-containing protein, whose product is MSNVLCTICARGGSKGVKGKNVRELCGKPLIAYTIEQARESNLFEHIVISTDSDLIAETAVKYGAEVFFKRDAAMASDTAGKLDVIKDAFLKSEQHYAQKFDYEIDLDATAPLRDVSDIINAYNQFLRDENDNLITAMPSRRSPYFNLVEIYPDGHVGLAKTLAKAIVRRQDAPKTYDMNASIYIWKREALLNNDTLFLPKTGLYVMSEDRSIDIDCELDFKFVEFLMKEKNANR
- a CDS encoding Gfo/Idh/MocA family protein, which gives rise to MKALILGYGSIGKRHYEVLEALPQIDEICLVTSQNVANKICYKSLEEVSNLDKFDYFVIATPTFLHLQNLKFLDEKVKDKIILCEKPLFEKFYDFTPKNNKIFVGYVLRFHPLLQKLKEFLESEKILYINASCGQYLPSWRNEDYRKCYSASKEKGGGVLLDLSHELDYTIWLCGKFKSVKSFQNKISNLQITSDDLCLIFGKTDNNVVVNISIDYLSHMTHRNVRVECEGSTYELNFIKGTLIKQDINRQIFNMPNLARNEMFLAMHKDVLGEQRYVCGFSEGQDTMGVIDQIQRQNNE